The region TTTCTATGAACATTGCAAGAAAAAGTGTAAAACCTGATGAGGGCGTGGATGTTCATCGATGGTATCCGAAAATGGGTCCAAAAATTAAAAAgccaaaataaaataaaaataaataaaacgAAGAAATGAGTGAGAGAGTGTGAGGAAGGAGAATGCAAAATGTAGAAGAAAACGCAGGATCAGGTTTTCCACTCCTTCAAGCTCTCTCAACCTCTTTAAAGTATTTTTTATTGTTCAAAATTCAaaactttttttttaattgtttttttcTTATTTAACCGCACAGGTAgatttatttttgtattttaaattattttatttgagaCAACCTTAAAGATTAATTTCCAATAAACCACTTTCGACTAACGTAGTATTATATTAACACTTTATATTAAAATTATAGACAAAAAAATATATGAAGTTAAATTCTTTGTCTCATGATAGTCGTCCTAAAATTCTAACATATAATGTTTCATTTGCAGAAGTTATTCAGGTTGTTGTTGATTCTCCCATTTTGGAGGACATGGTCAATTACTTTGTTGTTAATAGTATTATGACTTAGGCTAATGTCAATATTATTCTTAATCAATTCATAACAAAATAACAACCAATAAAGGTACAAAGATTGTTAAGATTTTTAATgatattatttaaaaaaatgatttttcttCCACTATTGACAACTTAGAGTGTTTGGATGCACCATGTTCGAAGTATCGTCGAATATTCATGTTGTGTCATTGCTAGTGGTGAGTCATTTCAAGGAGCTAAAGGAGATATTTTACATATTTAGAAGTTTTGTAATGTGGCATTCCTAAGGGTCAACCCTTTCAAAGATATAAAAAATACATTTATATGTGAAACTCCTTTAACTAGTCACCATTTTTAGATGTCTTGCTTTGATCCATTACTTGAtaaaatatataaggatttagAAAGATGGTGTAATGGTATGGGCCTAATATGTGAAGAAGATATCCATCATCTATCTTAGTTtaattttgatgaagacaaaagtttatcaaagaaaaaaaaattggaatcaAGAATAAATAAGCTTATGGATATTTTGGATTTAAAGGAAATTGATCTTGATGCAAAGGTACTCAATTGCAATTTATTATGTATAAACTTTAGATGCTCAAAAGaattttcatccattcatctcTAAATTTTATAAAACATCTCTGCATCAAGACATTTTATGCCAAATCTTTTAAAAAGCAAAAAATAATTTGTTTACAATAGTGTAAGCAATTAAACTATATGTGTAATCGATTACGTCAGCATTATGCCAGGATTTTTTGACCGTTTTCAAATGTGGTAATTGTACACCAAGTGTGTAATCGACTAAAGTCTggaattttttgaaaaatttgaacCATTGTGTATCCAATTCAATGCAATTTTTCATGAAACTTCTTCATTCAATTGCATCAAATCCAAGAGGTATTTTAGGATGTATTTAAAGTAAAAATACATCATTTTTCAAATTACCTCTTTCATACCaattttcaaacaattcaaattCATCTCAAGTGTTCATTCTCAAATATCGTTGAAACTTTTTCCTGCATAAATTGTCATATATTAGCAAAAAAATTCTTAGCAATTAAGGTTATTATATTTGAATTGTACATTGAATAAGAAGATCAAACATTATCTTAGAATTTATTCAAGATTCAAATGCTTAAGATTATTCAAAAGTGTGTTGTAACTTAATCACCAAGGTTGTGGTGATAAGTTATTTGTTGTAAAAGGTTCTTTGAATTGGTGTAATTCAAAGTCCACCATAGTGTTCGATGTTTATGGAAAATGTCCTTTGATTCGAGGAGATTCAAAGTCCACCATAGGTTTGGTATTTACGTTAGAAGATTATAAAAGAGGTCTTGGTGTGAGGCTTGTACAAAGATCCAATATAGTGAAAAATCCTTCAAGGTGTGAATGAACTAGATGTACAATTGATTAATAAGGGGAACTAAGATATATCCTTGTGTCATTTAtatttaatgcactttaattttttgcACCTTATATTACTAAAGACATATCATTATCATATCAAAAGAAAATTAAGAATATAGTGCAAAATCGGAAGAAAAAAAAATCGAACAACCTTAATTCAACCCCCTCTTAGATTGCATCTCATAGTTACAATTGGCATTAGAGAAGGTTAAGGTAACTTGCTACTCGATTAGGGTAGATATAGTTTTTGCAAAAACCAATCTTAGCAAATGGTGGCAACACCAATAAGCCACCATACTTTGTTGGTGAATACTATGATTTCTGAAAAATTATATGCAAATGTACTTAGAAGCACAAGGGATGAAATATGGAGTGATTTTAATGATGGGCCATTTATTTCTACAACCGTCATAAATAATGTAGAATAACCAAAGGTACAAGGTTTTTGGAATAGTTACGACAAGAAAAAAGTGTTATATGACAAGAATGCAAAAAATATACTTGCATCGGCCTTAGGAATTGATGAGTTTTTTCGAGTTTCAAATTGCAAAACAATCAAGGAAATATGAGATACATTGGAAGTAACACACGAAGGAACCGAAGAAGTCAAAAGATTAAAATTGAACACTTTATTTTATGAATATGAATTGTTCAGAATGTTATCCCATGAAAGTATTCATAAATTGCAAAAGAGATTTACACATTTGACAGACCATTTGATGACACTTGGAAAAATATTCACAAATTATTATTTAAATCTCAAAGTTCTTTTTATCATTGTATAGAGCACGTCAACCAAAAGTGACGATAATATCTGAAAAGAATAGTCATTCTAAAATACCATTGACTGCATTATTTGGAAATTTTCAAATTACACCTATAGGGATGTGTCAATGTAGTTCTTTTTCTCTTTGGGTCTTTGGCCCTATCCATTACAAAAAAAAGTTTATAAAACATTCATGTATCATGATATTTCATGGCAaatcttttaaaaaaaattaagttttaCAATAGTGTAATCGATTACAATATATGTGCAATCAACATTATGTCAATTTTTTTACTGTTTTTGCATATTGTAACCGATTACACTATTATGTATAAACTTTAGATGCTTAGAAAACCTCTCATTCATTCATCTATGAAGTTAATAATACATTCATGCATCAAGACATTTTATGTTAGGGGCAGAGCCAGCGATTTTAAATTATGGGGGTATTATACTATTTTATAAATTAGTTATATTATATATTTatcatttattttttaatatcatatagttaaataaaaattattttttaatgatctttttttttaatataattttttttaacacAATTCAAATTGGATGAACACATCATCATATAATGtctaataaaattcatcaacattgcataatatttaataataatatataatttCACTAGACAtattattttcataaaatacataaattaaaaatgaaaaaaaacataaaaaacaaCATTTAAACTTACATTTACGTAAACTAATCGGTTTAATAGTATTATTGGTGCAGAATATTTTTTTTGACAAAATTATGATTAATAAtgagatattaattttatatttttatttaaaataataataataaatataagAAATTACTAATGTTACATCAATGAATTGGATCAATGAATCTGCGGATTGAAAAACTATCACTCAATACTCAAACAAAAATTATTCAAGTTGTTGCGAATATACCCCGCAAATGAATAAATTCAGACAAtttataaattaatttaattGTGTAGATTTGCATATCCAACCGCACCCATTAATGTTAAATCACTTGTCTCAAGCACACCACTAAAAACATTGTCGCGTTCCTTTAGCCCATTGGTTTATATACAGTTTTGTTTGGTTACCGTGCACTAGGGGTGGACAAGAAAAACCCAACCCGAGAATAACCAACCGAACCGGTTGTAGGATGCTGTTTCGGGTCGGGTTAATTCGGTTTGACGGGTTGGACGGGTGTTGCAAACGGGTTCAGTGGGGTATGTGTGGTCGGGTTCGGTTTTGATTTTTTGGCCCAACAAAATCCGAGCCCGACCGATTCCATTACATTACTATTACTATCAAGGAGAATTTTGGCACCTTGACCCAATAAAATCAGATTGCAAAATCAGAACTTGCGCCGTCTACTCTACCCTGAACCCTAAAGCTTGCGCCGTCCACCGTCCACCCTGAACTCTGAAGCTTGCGCCGTCCACCCCTCTGAAGCTTGCACCGTCCACCCTGAACCCCAAAGCTTGCGCCGTCCACCCCTCTGAAGCTTGCGCCATCCACCCCTCTGAACCCTAAAGCTTGCGCCGTCCACCTCTCCGAACCCTAAAGCTCCGTCCACCCCTCTGAACCCTAAAGCTTTAGCGTCTTCACCTTGCTTCATCTCCAAAAGTAAAACAAAATCGCTATCTATGTCTCTCCTCCGCCGTCATCACTGTCCTTTCCTCCTTCATCATCACTGAGCAGAGAATCATTTGTATCCTTATCCCTCTTAATCACGATCTTTTGTGTTTGTATTTGCTTTCTAAACACTAAGTCTTTCTTTGTTCTTGATTTCAGATTTTGTATTTTCAGGTTTTGTAATTTCAAGAGTTCTTTGAGTTAATGGAAGGTTAGATCATTGTTTCTATTTTTAAGAGCTTTAATCTTTTATATACTGTATTTAATAACTCCATTTGTTTAATTTTTATCGAGATATGGAAGAGGCGGTAGAAATGCAAGGAGCTGGAGAAATACAAGGAGCTGGAAATTTGCATAATAACAGTAAGTTTAGTTTATTTTATGTATGTTTTGTATGCCTATGTCGATATATCATGTTGAATATTTTGCATAATAACAGTAACTCCATTTGTTTTGTATGCCTTATTAAAAGTTTAAGGTAATAGGTCCTTTAAGATTAAGACATATGACTACATAAAAATAAGATTAACAAACTTTGAAACTAAGACATATGACTGCATATTATGCTGAAAATGATCACAATGAATTTGAAAACAGGTTATCACAGAAGAGCGCGGCATAACTTACAGACACAAGACCAGACTCCACATTGGACAATTGGTGAAGGATACGTCGGATAAACTTAAACAAGCTAGTGAAATTGATCATCATGTTGATGTTAATGTGAGTTTGAAGTTCTATTATCTATTTCGATTGCATGCGCAAACAAATCAGTTTATTGGTATTTTATGATCTATTTTTAAAAACCATGAGTTTCTTTAAATGAATCTTATGATCGAGTTTTTTATTTACTGTTACAGTAATAGTCTTATTTACTGTTACAGTTGTGGTTTCTTGATACACAGGTTTTAACCATGATAACTTCATTGCTCAAAATGTTTTCTTCATTTTCTTATTTGTATATTCATTTGATTCCTTGTATTTGTAGCCTGTATTCAGTGCTTCTGTTTTAGTTGAGATGATGGAACCTGATGGGTCTTCAACAATTTCGGTGATGAGTGGAGAAGGAGAATCTTTGTCAGCTCAATTGGCTCATGAGGTTATGGCTATTCAGGTAAACAGTGACTCCCAAACAGAGAATACTTTTCAATAAAAATATAATTCTGGGTATAAACTTCCTATCATGATCACAATTGTCCTATTTTTAACTTATTCCCGACCGATGTGTTCGATCAATTTGGGATGCTAAAAAGAATCTTTCTAGCTTGTTGTTTTTCTAGCATCCATATGTCATATTCTGCTGGTGGTGTCGGAGGGAGTCCATGATGACAAGTTGTGGCATTTGATGTCAACGGTATGTACATTGCTCTAAGTTTGCTTGTGATTCTTGCAGATGCTTCAATGTTGTGTTTAATGCCTGTGTGATGATTTCATGTTATGCTGAAGTATGCAGTCATCTGAAAAACTGTTGTGCCTATTGGTTTCATCTTTTATTATTTAATGCATTTGATGGGTATCTTCTTCTGAGCTCAATTTTGGCTTAAGGAATTGGGCTAATAGATCAAGGCTTTCTCTTACTTTCATGTCATGTATGCTTGATGGATCATGCATGTGTTTTATGTCTTACATTGGTTTAACTATActgatttgatttgatttgcAGCTGTGAATTTGTAAATGTGATAAAATATTTTTACTTCTTTCTTCCCCATCCCTCTTGCACCTCATTGGCAATTTTCCATCTTATGGTTTCCTTAAGGGCTCTTCTTCTATTATGATATTTGCATGTTACTTTGCTAGCTTTTGAAAAGAACATATGTTTTTCATCTTTCATATATAGTATATCCTATGATAATAGATTAACAACAGAGAAAATCACCTGTTTTGAGTTTCAAAATCATAGGTGGAAAGGGTATTCTGTAAGCTGACCCTTAAGTTTGATTTTAAGGTGCACCTCTTAGATCTCCTTACAAAAGTTAGTATATGTATATCATAATAGAGTTAGTATGCATTTCAAGTCGCTTTTACCGAAACATATGACCCCTGTATGTTTTTCAGTTTGGTCAGTGGCAGTTTTTACCTATGTTTTCAAGTATAAGTTCTTTGGGCAAATTTTCTCATTCGATATTCTGAACATTCAGTGCAGCAACAAACAACTTGTTTGGCATGCTTGTAGGAAGGCTGATTGTTGGGACTGGCCTGGGCTTGGGCCCTGCTGTTGCTGCTCTGTATGTGACAGAGGTATGTAAATGGTTGCCTCTGTTTCATTGGCAAGGATTAAAGTATAGTGGTTATTCATGTGATTTCTATATTAAATGATAGGTTTCTCCTGCTTTTGTGCGTGGTACCTATGGGGCCTTCATCCAGATTGCGACATGCTTTGGTATATTGGGCTCGTTATTTATTGGAATCCCTGTCAAAGAAATTTCTGGATGGTATGATATAAATCTTAATACATATTATCTGATATTTATACTTTATCTTTTCTCAAACATGCCCTGAATTTGTTAATTCAGGTGGCGGGTTTGTTTTGGGGTATCTACCATACCTGCAGCTATACTTGCTCTGGCTATGGTCTTTTGTGCAGAAAGTCCACATTGGTTATACAAGGTTGACACCTAATACTATTTCATATTATATTTATAACTTCTTGCTCCTAAATTTGTTTGAATCACTTGAAATCTCTGTTAATCAAGCTGTTACTCTGTTGAAGTGCTCTATGTGTCTTTTTTACATTTACAAATAAGTGCAAGCTTCATTATCTAGTTTTCTAGTGAATGATCAAATAATCTCTGTTAATCTAGTTTTATAACTACTGAGGAATATTCAAATTGTGTTTATAGTTCTTGAAGGCTTCTACTCGCTTATATGCATGTCCTCATTTTCCTTACTAATAGAAGACTGGAGGAATAGTTTTAACTGTTTACATATTCTCCAATTCTCTTTCTAGCCATCTCTGACATGATTTGCAATAGTTCTTGGTTTTTGTTAATTAGCAAGACAAATGTTCATCCTGTGTTGCTTCGATCTATCATCCTTTTGACAGTCCTCGATCATTTATCTCTTTTGTCATATAGCAAGGAAGAACTGCTGAAGCTGAAGTTGAGTTTGAAAGGCTTCTGGGTGTATCCGAAGCAAAGTTTGCAATATCACAGTTATCCAAGGTAGATAGAGGTGACGATACTGATACTGTGAAGTTCTCTGAATTGCTTCATGGTCATCATTCTAAAGGTATATAGTTTTTTATGTCTATCTCTAGGAAAGTCGCGTCATTGTGTGTTTGTGTCATTGTTATTAGCTTGTCACTGGTTTCTTTAGGTATCCAAAAGTCATTTTTTATTCACGAGTTCGTTTTGCAGTTGTTTTTATTGGATCAACCCTATTTGCTTTACAACTGCTATCTGGTATAAATGCTGTGTTTTATTTCTCTTCAACTGTTTTTAAAAGTGCTGGAGTACCATCGGATGTTGCAAATGTGTGCATAGGATTTGCTAATTTGACAGGTACAGTTTCATTTTCATTCTAATAGCATTAAGTTGTTGTATTCTCAAATGCTAATTTTTTTTTCCTGTTTATCTCAATGATGGCAGTAATCTTTGTAAAAAGAAATGTGGTGGAAACCAAAGGGAAATCACTTCAAGAAATTGAGATAGCACTTCTTCCCCAAGACTAGAGCTTCTTACAAAAACCCATTCACTGCAGTAATTTTGCATAATTTGAGGGCTATCATAGTGTCGGTTATGAGCATATTATGAACAAATGTTAACAATGATTGTTCAATCCATTTCCGAAAAATGCAGCAATTTCATAAGTTTTAAGatatattgttttatttttttgttcATAAGTAAACTAAAAGTTTAAAGACTAGTATAAAATTGTACTATTTAAATCCTATATAAAATCCACTTGTGTTGGGTTTATTTTGGAATGAGCTCAATTATTTTTAAAACCGAATAAACCGCATTATGAAACCGAACCGAACAAAACCGAAACCGAAAATAACCGAATTGCAAACCGGTCGGTTTTGGTTATGTTTTTTCCAACCGATGGTTAGGTCGGATTGGGAATTTGGGCCCGAAAACCGATCCAACCCAACCGATGTCCACCCCTACCGTGCACATGCCAAGGTTACAACTCTAACAAACCAAAGCCATTCCTTTAATTTTGAACACATTTTAAATCACCTTGTAAAGCATATAATCATTTTTGTCACTATTATTACAACTCTTCTCTCTCATATGAATCATTAATGGTTTCTTTTATTCATATAAACGTTCAACCTGCAAGTGACTCCTATCCCATAGATAAATCATTAATGATCCATTTTTCTCTAACGATGATCATCCTAATGGTTATTAATGTTGATTATGACTCACTGCAGTCTATTAGATGTCaaaatttgtttttgtttttttgagAAGAAATTTTCTTGTAACAAACTTAAAGCATCTTAAATTTCAGTTTTCAAACTTAGATACCACACACTAACAAACAATATTATCCTCTCATATTTGTCAAATTTTCCTTCATGCAATCATATAGGCATAGCATGTCCGCAAAGGAATTCAAGAAAACAGCCaaaaataaaatatcatataTTGGGATATACTTATTTTACAAAGACAAATAGATACTCGATGGATAGTCATGATTCATGAAATGAACATGTCAAATAAAGTATTCAAACAGAAACCATTGAAAAAATATTCAAAAACAAGATAGAAATGGTGCCCTCAGATACTTGGTAGGTGATCCTTTCTCAACATCCATAAAAGCCTCTCGCAATCCTCAAGAGAAAGAAACACACAACCTCTACCGTCTCTATCCACTGTCAGTAGTAgtaataataacaataacaaagaaaatgagaagatgaagaagaaaaggaagtagaacaacaacagcaacaacagcatAGTTAGAAGTGATGACAGTGGGAAGAAAGGCAGAATGGATGGAAAAGCTGTGAATGATATTCAGAGTAACATCTCTAGCAAGGGAAATCTTCATCGGGCATTTAGGGAAGAAATTATATGCAAATTTATCCCAAGGAAATCGAACAAGTAAAATACCGACTTTGACAAAGACAATAAAAAACAGTTAAAATGCAAGTAATTTTCAAAACACAATTGCCAAAATACAACCATTAGTAATATGATATCTGAACTTAATGTGTCAACTGGGGCATAGTCAGGCAGACAGCTAGATTCCTGAAGATAACATATAAAATCAACAAAGGAACAGAATGACAAGATTATCCAAATAAAACATATCAACTCAGCCCTCAGAAATTGTGAGATTTGTACCTTTTCAACATCCGTAAGAGCCTCTCAACATCCTCTTCAAGAGAGTGCCCACAAGGCACAACCTCCACCATCTCAACCCACAGTCACTAtgaacaataataataataataataataatagtaataatgGCAACAACAGTGtataagaagaagaagaaaaagaagtCAATAGTGATGGCAGTGTGAAAAGGGCAGAAGGGACGGAAAGGCTTTGAATTATATTCAAAGTACTATATCTTTATAAGCTTTCGTCATTGGGCATATCCACAAGACACTAGGGAATTTCTCCAGAGGGAATAGAGTCGGCAGCGGCACAATACATAGTTACCAATTGAAAAGGAAATCCACaagaaatgaaaaatgaaaaacagaaaTAAACAACCAAAAGTACTCAAATTAAAGAAAAATGAAATATCAGGGTAAATTTGCAAATGATGAAATGAGGAGTTTCTGGAATGGTAAATTTGCAAATGGCTCTACACAAAGTTGTATATAATTTG is a window of Lathyrus oleraceus cultivar Zhongwan6 chromosome 6, CAAS_Psat_ZW6_1.0, whole genome shotgun sequence DNA encoding:
- the LOC127092488 gene encoding probable plastidic glucose transporter 2 isoform X1, coding for MLVGRLIVGTGLGLGPAVAALYVTEVSPAFVRGTYGAFIQIATCFGILGSLFIGIPVKEISGWWRVCFGVSTIPAAILALAMVFCAESPHWLYKQGRTAEAEVEFERLLGVSEAKFAISQLSKVDRGDDTDTVKFSELLHGHHSKVVFIGSTLFALQLLSGINAVFYFSSTVFKSAGVPSDVANVCIGFANLTVIFVKRNVVETKGKSLQEIEIALLPQD
- the LOC127092488 gene encoding probable plastidic glucose transporter 2 isoform X2, encoding MLVGRLIVGTGLGLGPAVAALYVTEVSPAFVRGTYGAFIQIATCFGILGSLFIGIPVKEISGWWRVCFGVSTIPAAILALAMVFCAESPHWLYKQGRTAEAEVEFERLLGVSEAKFAISQLSKVDRGDDTDTVKFSELLHGHHSKVIFVKRNVVETKGKSLQEIEIALLPQD